The proteins below are encoded in one region of Amycolatopsis acidiphila:
- a CDS encoding YlxR family protein: MVGSPRSGNARAGHREAPVRTCVGCRRRASVSELLRVVRQDGQVVVDERRRLPGRGAWLHPEPDCLAKAERRRAFPRALRSSGTLDVTAVRRHLEPRTG, translated from the coding sequence ATGGTTGGAAGCCCGCGTTCGGGAAACGCGCGCGCCGGACACCGGGAGGCACCGGTCCGGACGTGCGTGGGATGCCGGAGGCGGGCTTCGGTCAGTGAGTTGTTGCGAGTGGTCCGGCAGGACGGGCAGGTGGTCGTCGACGAACGTCGGCGGCTTCCGGGCCGGGGTGCGTGGTTGCATCCCGAGCCGGACTGTCTGGCCAAGGCCGAGCGACGGCGGGCGTTTCCCAGAGCGTTACGAAGTTCTGGGACACTCGACGTCACGGCCGTGCGGCGTCATCTCGAGCCGCGCACCGGATGA
- the infB gene encoding translation initiation factor IF-2, with the protein MAGKARVHELAKELGVTSKEVLAKLKEQGEFVKSASSTVEAPVARRLRDAFAAGGGKPKSGGRKPAPAPSNGNGGAPASPRTAESTQDRPRPGATPGPRPGPRPAPAPAPQPQAQPEQPRPQQQPEVPAAKAEPQQPQQQAPRPGPAAPGSTAGNTGGSVVPPKPQGPKASGPKPGPRTPRVGNNPFGVGSGAPAPRPQGPRPGGGPGNDRGPRPGGERPGGERSGGDRPASAPRPGGGNRPTPGNMPPRPNPGMMPGRTQRPAGPGAGRGGPGGGRGGAGAGRGGPGGAGRGGPGGGGGGFRGGPGGGGGGGGFRGGPGGGAPAGGGGFRGGGGPRGGGGRGGTAGAFGRPGGPSRKGRKSKRQKRQEYMDNMQAPSVGGVRLPKGSGETIRLPRGASLTDFAEKIDANPASLVQVLFHLGEMVTATQSVSDEILELLGSEMNYTVQVVSPEEEDRELLEAFDITYGEDAGDEEDLQIRPPVVTVMGHVDHGKTRLLDTIRKTKVRESEAGGITQHIGAYQVETELDGNKRLITFIDTPGHEAFTAMRARGANSTDIAVIVVAADDGVMPQTVEAINHAQAAKAPIVVAVNKIDKEGANPQKIRQQLTEYGLVAEEYGGDTMFVDISARENINIEGLLEAILLTADAALDLRANPDMEAQGVAIEAHLDRGRGPVATVLVQRGTLRVGDSVVAGDAYGRVRRMVDEYNEDVTEALPSRPVQVIGFTSVPGAGDTFLVVDEDRVARQIAERRSARTRNALNASRRKRVSLEDLDSALKETNSLNLIIKGDNSGTVEALEASLLQLDVGDEVELNVVHRGVGGVTESDIDLATASDAIVLGFNVRAQGKATERATREGVDVRYYTVIYQAIEEIEQALKGMLKPEFEEVELGKAEVRDVFKSSKFGTIAGCLVTSGEIRRNARARLMRDDVVIAENLPVSSLRRFKDDVVEVREGYECGLTLGSYSDIKVGDVVETYEQREKPRA; encoded by the coding sequence GTGGCAGGCAAGGCCCGCGTGCACGAGCTCGCGAAAGAGCTCGGTGTCACAAGCAAGGAAGTTCTCGCCAAGCTCAAGGAGCAGGGCGAGTTCGTGAAATCCGCGTCCTCCACCGTCGAGGCACCCGTTGCCCGGCGGCTGCGGGACGCCTTCGCCGCAGGTGGCGGCAAGCCCAAGTCCGGTGGCCGCAAGCCGGCGCCGGCCCCTTCGAACGGCAACGGTGGCGCCCCGGCGTCGCCGCGGACCGCCGAGAGCACCCAGGACCGCCCGCGCCCCGGCGCGACCCCCGGTCCCCGTCCCGGCCCGCGGCCGGCCCCCGCCCCGGCACCACAGCCGCAGGCGCAGCCGGAGCAGCCCCGCCCGCAGCAGCAGCCGGAGGTTCCCGCCGCCAAGGCGGAACCCCAGCAGCCGCAGCAGCAGGCGCCGCGTCCCGGTCCGGCGGCCCCTGGGAGCACTGCCGGCAACACCGGTGGGTCGGTCGTACCCCCCAAGCCGCAGGGCCCCAAGGCCAGCGGTCCCAAGCCCGGTCCGCGCACGCCGCGGGTCGGCAACAACCCCTTCGGCGTCGGTTCGGGTGCGCCCGCGCCGCGTCCGCAGGGGCCGCGCCCCGGCGGCGGTCCCGGTAACGACCGTGGCCCGCGTCCCGGTGGCGAGCGTCCCGGTGGCGAGCGCTCGGGCGGCGACCGGCCGGCTTCCGCGCCGCGTCCCGGCGGCGGCAACCGGCCGACCCCCGGCAACATGCCGCCGCGGCCGAACCCGGGCATGATGCCCGGTCGTACTCAGCGTCCTGCCGGTCCCGGCGCCGGCCGTGGTGGCCCTGGTGGCGGCCGCGGTGGTGCCGGTGCGGGCCGTGGCGGTCCCGGTGGCGCCGGTCGTGGCGGTCCCGGTGGCGGCGGCGGTGGCTTCCGCGGCGGTCCCGGTGGCGGCGGTGGCGGTGGCGGCTTCCGGGGTGGTCCCGGTGGCGGCGCGCCCGCCGGTGGTGGCGGCTTCCGCGGTGGCGGCGGCCCGCGTGGCGGCGGTGGCCGCGGCGGCACGGCCGGTGCCTTCGGGCGTCCCGGTGGTCCCTCGCGCAAGGGCCGCAAGTCGAAGCGGCAGAAGCGCCAGGAGTACATGGACAACATGCAGGCGCCCAGCGTCGGCGGTGTGCGGCTGCCCAAGGGCAGCGGCGAGACCATCCGCCTGCCGCGTGGCGCCTCGCTGACCGACTTCGCGGAGAAGATCGACGCGAACCCGGCTTCGCTGGTGCAGGTGCTGTTCCACCTCGGCGAGATGGTGACGGCCACGCAGTCGGTGTCCGACGAGATCCTCGAGCTGCTCGGCTCGGAGATGAACTACACCGTGCAGGTGGTCAGCCCCGAGGAGGAGGACCGCGAGCTGCTCGAAGCCTTCGACATCACCTACGGCGAGGACGCCGGTGACGAGGAGGACCTGCAGATCCGGCCGCCGGTCGTGACCGTGATGGGTCACGTCGACCACGGTAAGACCCGCCTGCTGGACACCATCCGGAAGACGAAGGTGCGCGAGAGTGAAGCCGGTGGCATCACCCAGCACATCGGCGCTTACCAGGTGGAGACCGAGCTCGATGGCAACAAGCGCCTGATCACCTTCATCGACACCCCGGGTCACGAGGCGTTCACCGCCATGCGTGCCCGTGGCGCGAACTCCACCGACATCGCGGTGATCGTCGTCGCCGCGGACGACGGCGTCATGCCGCAGACGGTGGAGGCGATCAACCACGCCCAGGCGGCCAAGGCGCCGATCGTGGTCGCGGTCAACAAGATCGACAAGGAAGGCGCGAACCCGCAGAAGATCCGCCAGCAGCTCACCGAGTACGGGCTGGTGGCCGAGGAGTACGGCGGCGACACGATGTTCGTCGACATCTCCGCGCGGGAGAACATCAACATCGAAGGTCTGCTCGAGGCGATCCTGCTGACCGCCGACGCGGCACTGGACCTGCGGGCGAACCCCGACATGGAGGCCCAGGGCGTCGCGATCGAGGCGCACCTGGACCGCGGTCGCGGCCCGGTCGCCACGGTGCTGGTGCAGCGCGGCACGCTGCGGGTCGGCGACTCGGTCGTCGCCGGCGACGCGTACGGCCGCGTGCGGCGGATGGTCGACGAGTACAACGAGGACGTCACGGAGGCGCTGCCTTCGCGTCCGGTGCAGGTCATCGGGTTCACCTCGGTGCCAGGCGCCGGCGACACGTTCCTCGTCGTCGACGAAGACCGGGTGGCACGGCAGATCGCCGAGCGCCGGTCCGCCCGTACCCGCAACGCGCTGAACGCTTCCCGGCGCAAGCGGGTCAGCCTGGAGGACCTGGACTCCGCGCTGAAGGAGACCAACAGCCTCAACCTGATCATCAAGGGCGACAACTCGGGTACCGTCGAGGCACTCGAAGCGTCCTTGCTGCAGCTGGATGTGGGCGACGAGGTCGAGCTCAACGTGGTGCACCGCGGCGTCGGTGGCGTGACCGAGTCCGACATCGACCTGGCGACCGCGTCCGACGCGATCGTGCTCGGGTTCAACGTGCGGGCCCAGGGCAAGGCGACCGAGCGGGCCACCCGCGAGGGCGTCGACGTCCGGTACTACACGGTGATCTACCAGGCGATCGAGGAGATCGAGCAGGCGCTCAAGGGCATGCTCAAGCCGGAGTTCGAGGAGGTCGAGCTCGGCAAGGCAGAGGTCCGCGACGTGTTCAAGTCCTCGAAGTTCGGCACGATCGCCGGTTGCCTGGTCACCTCGGGCGAGATCCGGCGTAACGCCCGGGCCCGCCTGATGCGGGACGACGTGGTGATCGCCGAGAACCTGCCGGTCAGCTCGCTGCGGCGGTTCAAGGACGACGTGGTCGAGGTGCGCGAGGGCTACGAGTGCGGTCTGACCCTGGGGTCGTACAGCGACATCAAGGTCGGCGACGTGGTCGAGACCTACGAGCAGCGCGAGAAGCCGCGCGCGTAA